The Streptomyces sp. NBC_01268 genome window below encodes:
- a CDS encoding FAD binding domain-containing protein, with the protein MTTHAPQTASRAARSVTLPASLDEAVAALTAMPAAVPVAGGTDLMAAVNRGQLRPAGLVGLSRINEIRGWQYQDGHALLGAGLTHARMGRPDFAALIPALAAASRVAGPPQIRNAGTLGGNIVTAAPTGDSLPVLAALEAELVVVGPLGSRELPVSHLLAGRDLLAPGELVAFVRVPLLHAPQVFLKATGRTGPARAAASVAVVLDPARRGVRCAVGAVAPMPLRPLEAEQWIASLVDWDGDRGLAPEALAAFGDYVAAACIPDPQGDEQLPPAVLHLRRTVAALARRALGRALS; encoded by the coding sequence TTGACCACGCACGCACCACAGACGGCATCACGGGCGGCGCGGTCCGTGACGCTGCCCGCCTCGCTGGACGAGGCCGTGGCGGCGCTCACGGCCATGCCGGCCGCCGTCCCCGTGGCCGGCGGCACCGATCTGATGGCCGCCGTCAACCGCGGCCAGCTGCGCCCCGCGGGCCTGGTCGGCCTCAGCCGGATCAACGAGATCCGCGGCTGGCAGTACCAGGACGGGCACGCCCTGCTCGGCGCCGGTCTCACCCACGCCCGGATGGGCCGCCCCGACTTCGCGGCCCTCATCCCCGCCCTGGCCGCCGCCTCGCGCGTCGCCGGCCCGCCCCAGATCCGCAACGCCGGCACGCTCGGCGGCAACATCGTGACCGCGGCGCCCACCGGCGACTCGCTGCCGGTGCTGGCCGCCCTGGAGGCCGAGCTGGTCGTCGTCGGCCCGCTCGGCAGCCGCGAGCTGCCCGTCAGCCACCTGCTGGCCGGCCGGGACCTGCTGGCCCCCGGCGAGCTGGTCGCCTTCGTGCGCGTACCGCTGCTGCACGCCCCCCAGGTCTTCCTGAAGGCCACCGGTCGCACCGGCCCGGCCCGGGCCGCCGCCTCGGTCGCCGTCGTCCTCGACCCGGCGCGCCGCGGGGTGCGCTGCGCGGTCGGGGCCGTCGCGCCGATGCCGCTGCGCCCGCTGGAGGCCGAGCAGTGGATCGCCTCGCTGGTGGACTGGGACGGGGACCGGGGACTGGCCCCCGAGGCACTGGCGGCGTTCGGCGACTACGTGGCCGCCGCGTGCATCCCGGACCCGCAGGGCGACGAGCAGTTGCCCCCGGCCGTACTGCACCTGCGGCGCACCGTCGCCGCGCTGGCCCGACGGGCACTGGGGAGGGCGCTGTCGTGA
- a CDS encoding extracellular solute-binding protein: MKTPARIAVPIALLALAACAPQTSGGAAGTDDKSGTLRVWLFQEVANKPKEQVVDQAVAAFEKRHGGVEVEVEYIPVETRAQRVKAAFNDPKSAPDLIEYGNTDTAGYVKDGGLADITAEFDAWDEAKDTDPTARTSVTVGGKVYGAPLFVGVRALYYRTDVFAGLGLSAPKTQAELIATAKKIRKARPELYGMAVGGAYTYGAMPFIWANGGELATGTGASGDPYESAVDSEAARKGIASYASLFGDDNCPAAKCAQMGGNATVTAFASGKAAMAIGGDFSHAAVEAGTVKGKYAVVPLPGTTPGSIAPAFAGGNNIGVLKSTSHRTLAVDLMKSLTGKETQGRLFDAMGFLPTYTDVRQQAAAREPFVKPFIDSLGAGAKFVPASAGWGQIDASLVLPTMFQEVVSGRKDVNGASEDAAKKMDAAFAAAG, encoded by the coding sequence GTGAAGACTCCTGCCCGAATCGCCGTACCCATCGCTCTCCTGGCCCTGGCCGCCTGCGCCCCGCAGACCTCGGGCGGCGCGGCAGGTACCGACGACAAGAGCGGCACCCTGCGCGTCTGGCTCTTCCAGGAAGTCGCCAACAAGCCCAAGGAACAGGTCGTCGACCAGGCCGTCGCCGCCTTCGAGAAGCGCCACGGGGGCGTCGAGGTCGAGGTCGAGTACATCCCCGTCGAGACCCGCGCCCAGCGCGTCAAGGCCGCCTTCAACGACCCCAAGTCCGCACCCGACCTCATCGAGTACGGCAACACCGACACCGCCGGATACGTCAAGGACGGCGGACTCGCCGACATCACCGCCGAGTTCGACGCCTGGGACGAGGCCAAGGACACCGACCCCACCGCCAGGACCTCCGTCACCGTCGGCGGCAAGGTCTACGGTGCCCCGCTCTTCGTCGGCGTCCGCGCCCTCTACTACCGGACCGACGTCTTCGCCGGACTCGGCCTGAGCGCCCCCAAGACCCAGGCCGAACTCATCGCCACCGCCAAGAAGATCCGCAAGGCCAGGCCCGAGCTCTACGGCATGGCCGTCGGCGGCGCCTACACCTACGGCGCCATGCCCTTCATCTGGGCCAACGGCGGTGAACTCGCCACCGGAACAGGCGCTTCGGGCGACCCGTACGAGTCCGCCGTCGACAGCGAGGCCGCCCGCAAGGGCATCGCCTCCTACGCCTCGCTCTTCGGCGACGACAACTGCCCCGCCGCCAAGTGCGCCCAGATGGGAGGCAACGCCACCGTCACCGCCTTCGCCTCCGGCAAGGCCGCCATGGCCATCGGCGGCGACTTCAGCCACGCCGCCGTCGAGGCCGGCACCGTCAAGGGCAAGTACGCCGTCGTCCCGCTGCCCGGCACCACCCCCGGCTCCATCGCCCCCGCCTTCGCCGGCGGCAACAACATCGGCGTCCTCAAGAGCACCTCCCACCGCACCCTCGCCGTCGACCTCATGAAGTCGCTCACCGGCAAGGAGACCCAGGGCCGCCTCTTCGACGCCATGGGATTCCTGCCCACCTACACCGACGTCCGGCAGCAGGCGGCGGCCAGGGAGCCCTTCGTGAAGCCCTTCATCGACTCCCTCGGCGCGGGCGCCAAGTTCGTCCCCGCCTCGGCGGGCTGGGGCCAGATCGACGCCTCCCTCGTGCTCCCCACCATGTTCCAGGAGGTCGTCAGCGGGCGTAAGGACGTCAACGGGGCCTCCGAAGACGCCGCGAAGAAGATGGACGCGGCCTTCGCGGCGGCGGGCTGA
- a CDS encoding (2Fe-2S)-binding protein, translating to MSDETPENRGTGGWQPIPQSEGYDGDATAFVQLPPEFMLEGVPLEAPGHGYVPPMITPLVPLAATDPAATGTWMVQAPQEPAQEERQVPQAPQAPQAPQAPQISEFPQAPQTPYVPPAAQDFREVQEFQEFQEFQEFQDFPQEQTASWTIPTIEDGSDVLDDSGEYTASRLAQYATGAPATLPGGAPAPWAVEEPAAEPEREHERVAAEAPVEVPAEAPAQPEPVSDPVSEHVREQAPEPALEQPQGQPLEQTPGQPQGQPLEQTPGQTLEQAPGQPTDRLPDPLASALPADPLPPVDMSTDSDEHPTTSYALRVNGADRPVTDSWIGESLLYVLRERLGLAGAKDGCSQGECGACNVQVDGRLVASCLVPAATAAGCEVRTVEGLAVDGEPSDVQRALAKCGVQCGFCIPGMAMTVHDLLEGNHAPNELETRQALCGNLCRCSGYRGVLDAVREVVSGREAAAETEAGEEARIPHQIPHPFDGGTA from the coding sequence GTGAGCGACGAGACACCGGAGAACCGCGGTACGGGCGGCTGGCAGCCGATCCCGCAGAGCGAGGGGTACGACGGCGACGCCACGGCCTTCGTGCAGCTGCCGCCCGAGTTCATGCTGGAGGGCGTCCCGCTGGAGGCGCCGGGCCACGGCTACGTGCCGCCAATGATCACCCCGCTGGTGCCGTTGGCGGCGACGGACCCGGCGGCCACGGGGACGTGGATGGTGCAGGCCCCGCAGGAGCCCGCGCAGGAGGAGCGGCAGGTTCCTCAGGCCCCCCAGGCCCCTCAGGCCCCCCAGGCCCCTCAGATCTCGGAGTTCCCGCAGGCCCCGCAGACCCCGTACGTCCCGCCGGCCGCACAGGACTTCCGGGAGGTGCAGGAGTTCCAGGAGTTCCAGGAGTTCCAGGAGTTCCAGGACTTCCCGCAGGAGCAGACGGCGTCGTGGACGATCCCGACGATCGAGGACGGTTCGGACGTCCTGGACGACTCGGGCGAGTACACGGCGTCACGGCTCGCGCAGTACGCGACCGGCGCACCGGCCACGCTGCCCGGCGGCGCGCCCGCGCCGTGGGCGGTGGAGGAACCGGCCGCCGAGCCGGAGCGGGAGCACGAGCGGGTGGCCGCCGAGGCTCCGGTCGAGGTACCGGCCGAGGCCCCCGCCCAGCCGGAGCCGGTGTCGGATCCCGTATCGGAGCACGTACGGGAGCAGGCGCCGGAACCGGCCCTGGAACAGCCCCAGGGACAGCCCCTGGAACAGACCCCGGGACAGCCCCAGGGACAGCCCCTGGAACAGACCCCGGGACAGACCCTGGAGCAGGCTCCGGGACAGCCCACGGACCGGCTTCCGGACCCCCTCGCGTCCGCCCTCCCCGCCGACCCGCTGCCGCCCGTCGACATGTCGACCGACAGCGACGAGCACCCCACCACCTCGTACGCGCTCCGCGTCAACGGCGCCGACCGCCCGGTCACGGACTCGTGGATCGGCGAGTCGCTGCTGTACGTGCTGCGCGAGCGCCTCGGCCTCGCCGGGGCGAAGGACGGCTGCTCGCAGGGCGAGTGCGGTGCGTGCAACGTGCAGGTGGACGGCCGCCTGGTCGCGTCCTGCCTGGTGCCGGCGGCCACGGCCGCGGGGTGCGAGGTGCGGACGGTCGAGGGCCTGGCCGTGGACGGGGAGCCGTCCGACGTGCAGCGGGCGCTGGCGAAGTGCGGGGTGCAGTGCGGCTTCTGCATCCCGGGCATGGCCATGACCGTGCACGACCTGCTCGAAGGCAACCACGCCCCGAACGAGCTGGAGACCCGGCAGGCGCTCTGCGGCAACCTGTGCCGCTGCTCGGGCTACCGCGGTGTGCTCGACGCCGTACGGGAGGTCGTCAGCGGCCGCGAGGCGGCGGCCGAGACGGAGGCGGGCGAGGAGGCCCGCATCCCGCACCAGATTCCCCACCCGTTCGACGGAGGCACGGCGTGA
- a CDS encoding xanthine dehydrogenase family protein molybdopterin-binding subunit, with the protein MSSETITEPAGLGLGIGVSLPQADARAKTEGTFPYAADLWAEGLLWAAILRSPHPHARIVSIDTTAAAEMPGVRAVVTHADVPGAVTYGRTVADRPVFAAELVRHHGEAIAAVAADHPDTARLAAAAIAVEYEVLEPITDPEKAFAAPPLHPDGNLIRHIPLSFGDQEATGDVVVEGLYRIGRQDTAPIGAEAALAVPRPDGGVELYTASTDPHTDRDLAAACFGLPPEQVKLVVTGVPGATGDREDPGFQIPLGLLALRTGCPVKLTATREESFLGHAHRHPTLLRYRHHADAEGRLVKVEAQILLDAGAYADSSSESLAAAVSFACGPYVVPHAFVEGWAVRTNNPPSGHVRGEGAMQVCAAYEAQMDKLAARVGVDGAEIRMRNVLATGDILPTGQTVTCPAPVAELLSAVRDFPLPELPVDSPEEDWLLPGGPDGAGEPGAVRRGVGYALGMVHMLGAEGTDEVSTATVRVQGGVATVICAAVDTGSGFTTLARQIVQETLGIDEVHVAPVDTDQPPAGPATHGRHTWVSGGAVERAAKMVRTQLLQPLAHKFGMSTELLQITDGKITSYDGVLSTTVTEAMEGKELWATAQCRPHPTEPLDDSGQGDAFVGLAFCAIRAVVDVDVEIGTIRVVEMAVAQDVGRILNPAQLATRIEAGITQGVGAALTENLRTSRGLVRHPDLTGYALPTSLDAPDIRIVKLVEERDVLAPFGAKPASAVPVVTSPAAVASAVRAATGRPVNRLPIRPQAAVVVPNS; encoded by the coding sequence GTGAGCAGCGAAACGATCACGGAGCCGGCCGGCCTCGGGCTCGGCATCGGCGTCTCGCTCCCGCAGGCCGACGCGCGGGCGAAGACCGAGGGCACCTTCCCGTACGCCGCCGACCTGTGGGCCGAGGGTCTGCTGTGGGCGGCGATCCTGCGCTCGCCGCACCCGCACGCCCGGATCGTGTCGATCGACACGACGGCCGCGGCCGAGATGCCCGGGGTACGGGCGGTGGTGACCCACGCCGACGTGCCGGGCGCGGTCACGTACGGCCGCACGGTGGCCGACCGGCCGGTGTTCGCCGCCGAACTCGTCCGGCACCACGGCGAGGCGATCGCCGCGGTGGCCGCCGACCACCCGGACACGGCCCGGCTCGCGGCCGCGGCCATCGCGGTCGAGTACGAGGTCCTGGAGCCGATCACGGACCCGGAGAAGGCCTTCGCGGCGCCGCCGCTGCACCCGGACGGCAACCTGATCCGGCACATCCCGCTCAGCTTCGGCGACCAGGAGGCGACCGGCGACGTCGTCGTCGAGGGCCTGTACCGGATCGGCCGGCAGGACACCGCGCCCATCGGCGCCGAGGCGGCGCTCGCGGTGCCGCGTCCCGACGGGGGCGTCGAGCTGTACACCGCCTCGACCGACCCGCACACCGACCGCGACCTGGCCGCGGCCTGCTTCGGGCTGCCGCCGGAGCAGGTCAAGCTGGTCGTGACGGGCGTCCCGGGCGCCACCGGCGACCGCGAGGACCCCGGCTTCCAGATCCCGCTGGGCCTGCTCGCGCTGCGCACCGGCTGCCCGGTCAAGCTCACCGCCACCCGCGAGGAGTCCTTCCTCGGCCACGCCCACCGCCACCCCACCCTGCTGCGCTACCGCCACCACGCGGACGCGGAGGGCCGGCTGGTGAAGGTGGAGGCGCAGATCCTGCTGGACGCGGGCGCCTACGCGGACTCGTCGTCCGAGTCGCTGGCGGCGGCCGTGTCGTTCGCCTGTGGCCCGTACGTGGTGCCGCACGCCTTCGTCGAGGGCTGGGCGGTGCGCACGAACAACCCGCCGTCGGGCCACGTGCGGGGCGAGGGCGCGATGCAGGTGTGCGCGGCGTACGAGGCGCAGATGGACAAGCTGGCGGCGCGCGTCGGCGTCGACGGCGCGGAGATCCGCATGCGCAACGTGCTGGCCACGGGCGACATCCTGCCCACCGGCCAGACGGTGACGTGCCCGGCCCCGGTGGCCGAACTCCTCTCCGCGGTACGCGACTTCCCGCTCCCCGAACTCCCCGTGGACTCCCCGGAGGAGGACTGGCTGCTGCCCGGCGGCCCGGACGGCGCGGGGGAGCCCGGCGCGGTGCGGCGGGGCGTCGGCTACGCGCTCGGCATGGTGCACATGCTGGGCGCGGAGGGCACGGACGAGGTCTCGACGGCCACCGTCCGGGTCCAGGGCGGGGTGGCCACCGTCATCTGCGCGGCCGTGGACACGGGCTCCGGCTTCACGACCCTCGCGCGCCAGATCGTCCAGGAGACCCTGGGCATCGACGAGGTCCACGTGGCCCCCGTCGACACCGACCAGCCCCCGGCCGGCCCGGCCACGCACGGCCGCCACACCTGGGTGTCGGGCGGCGCGGTGGAGCGCGCGGCGAAGATGGTCCGCACCCAGCTCCTGCAGCCGCTGGCCCACAAGTTCGGCATGTCGACCGAGCTGCTCCAGATCACCGACGGCAAGATCACCTCGTACGACGGCGTGCTGTCCACCACGGTCACCGAGGCCATGGAGGGCAAGGAACTCTGGGCCACCGCCCAGTGCCGCCCCCATCCCACCGAACCCCTCGACGACTCCGGCCAGGGCGACGCCTTCGTCGGCCTCGCCTTCTGCGCGATCCGCGCGGTCGTGGACGTCGACGTGGAGATCGGCACGATCCGGGTGGTCGAGATGGCCGTCGCCCAGGACGTCGGCCGCATCCTCAACCCCGCCCAGCTGGCCACCCGCATCGAGGCCGGCATCACCCAGGGCGTCGGCGCGGCCCTCACCGAGAACCTCCGCACCTCCCGCGGCCTGGTCCGCCACCCCGACCTGACCGGCTACGCCCTCCCGACCTCGCTCGACGCCCCCGACATTCGCATCGTGAAACTCGTCGAGGAACGCGACGTCCTGGCCCCCTTCGGCGCCAAACCCGCCAGCGCCGTCCCGGTCGTCACCTCCCCGGCAGCAGTGGCCTCAGCGGTCCGCGCAGCTACCGGACGCCCCGTCAACCGCTTGCCGATCAGGCCGCAGGCGGCGGTCGTCGTACCCAATTCGTAA
- a CDS encoding beta-N-acetylhexosaminidase, producing the protein MTDENLTDEGFGRGRGPVRERDHELVPAPVTVLGPAGAGAGAGSGDGADGGFVLGPATVVDAGPGTEGAARWLRATVGAATGLDLAPGAPTAPPAPGAPTVPPAPTAPGDGGTVRLRIDPDAVGDLGPEGYRLSVDAAGVVVRGGSAAGVFWGLQTLRQLLGPDAHRRAPLDRTRRWTVPGTDIADGPRFSWRGLMLDVARHFMPKDDVLRQLDLMAAHKLNVLHLHLTDDQGWRIEIKRHPRLTGTGSWRARSKWGHRASPLWNETPHGGFYTQDDIREIVAYAAARHISVVPEIDVPGHSQAAIAAYPELGNTDVIDTTALSVWDTWGVSPNVLAPTDDVLRFYEGVFEELLDLFPADVSPFVHIGGDECPKDQWKASATAQARVKELGVGDEDGLQSWFVRHFDRWLAERGRRLIGWDEILEGGLAPGAAVSSWRGYAGGITAAEAGHDVVMCPEQQVYLDHRQASGEDEPMPIGYVRTLADVYRFEPVPPGLAPEAAAHILGTQANVWTEVMENRARVDYQTYPRLAAFAEVAWSRLPAPDARDHADFERRMSAHYRRLDALGVDYRPPAGPHPWQRRPGVQGRPVEGAPPNV; encoded by the coding sequence ATGACCGACGAGAACCTGACGGACGAGGGCTTCGGGCGCGGCCGTGGGCCCGTCCGCGAACGCGACCACGAGCTCGTTCCCGCGCCGGTGACGGTGCTGGGCCCGGCGGGCGCCGGGGCCGGAGCCGGATCCGGTGACGGTGCCGACGGCGGCTTCGTCCTGGGTCCGGCGACCGTCGTCGACGCGGGACCCGGGACCGAGGGCGCCGCCCGGTGGCTGCGCGCCACGGTCGGGGCGGCGACCGGCCTGGATCTCGCGCCGGGCGCGCCGACTGCGCCCCCCGCGCCGGGCGCGCCGACCGTTCCCCCCGCGCCCACCGCGCCGGGCGACGGGGGGACCGTCCGCCTCCGGATCGACCCCGACGCCGTCGGAGACCTGGGCCCCGAGGGCTACCGCCTGTCGGTGGACGCGGCCGGCGTCGTCGTGCGCGGCGGGTCGGCCGCCGGGGTGTTCTGGGGGCTCCAGACGCTCCGTCAGCTCCTCGGCCCCGACGCGCACCGCAGGGCGCCGCTCGACCGCACCCGGCGCTGGACCGTGCCCGGCACCGACATCGCCGACGGCCCGCGCTTCTCCTGGCGAGGCCTGATGCTCGACGTCGCCCGCCACTTCATGCCCAAGGACGACGTGCTGCGGCAGCTGGACCTGATGGCCGCCCACAAGCTGAACGTCCTCCACCTCCACCTCACCGACGACCAGGGCTGGCGGATCGAGATCAAGCGGCACCCGCGCCTCACCGGGACCGGCTCCTGGCGGGCGCGGAGCAAGTGGGGGCACCGGGCGTCGCCGCTCTGGAACGAGACCCCGCACGGCGGCTTCTACACCCAGGACGACATCCGCGAGATCGTCGCCTACGCCGCCGCCCGGCATATCTCGGTCGTCCCCGAGATCGACGTACCCGGCCACTCGCAGGCCGCCATCGCCGCGTACCCGGAACTGGGCAACACCGACGTCATCGACACCACCGCCCTCTCCGTCTGGGACACCTGGGGAGTCAGTCCGAACGTACTCGCCCCCACTGACGACGTCCTGCGCTTCTACGAGGGCGTCTTCGAGGAGCTGCTCGACCTCTTCCCGGCCGACGTCTCGCCGTTCGTGCACATCGGCGGCGACGAGTGCCCCAAGGACCAGTGGAAGGCCTCGGCCACCGCCCAGGCCCGCGTCAAGGAGCTCGGCGTCGGCGACGAGGACGGCCTCCAGTCCTGGTTCGTCCGCCACTTCGACCGCTGGCTCGCCGAGCGCGGCCGCCGCCTCATCGGCTGGGACGAGATCCTGGAGGGCGGCCTCGCGCCCGGCGCGGCCGTCTCGTCCTGGCGCGGCTACGCGGGCGGCATCACCGCCGCCGAGGCCGGCCACGACGTGGTGATGTGCCCCGAACAGCAGGTGTACCTGGACCACCGTCAGGCGTCGGGGGAGGACGAGCCGATGCCCATCGGATACGTACGGACCCTGGCGGACGTCTACCGCTTCGAGCCCGTCCCGCCCGGCCTCGCGCCCGAGGCAGCCGCCCACATCCTGGGAACCCAGGCCAACGTGTGGACCGAGGTGATGGAGAACCGGGCCCGCGTCGACTACCAGACCTACCCGCGCCTCGCCGCGTTCGCCGAGGTCGCCTGGTCCCGGCTGCCCGCCCCCGACGCGCGCGATCACGCCGACTTCGAACGCCGGATGAGCGCCCACTACCGGCGTCTCGACGCCCTCGGCGTGGACTACCGCCCGCCCGCCGGACCGCACCCCTGGCAGCGCCGCCCCGGCGTCCAGGGCCGACCCGTCGAGGGGGCACCCCCGAACGTGTGA
- a CDS encoding carbohydrate ABC transporter permease, with protein sequence MRPGVRAGAGAGGRVGFRVRRPARLAAEAAALLVAAAVAFPLYWMVLSAFKPAGEIQSTEPRPWTLSPSLDSFRRVFEQQEFGRYFLNSLIVAGTVVLASAVIAFLAATAVTRFRFRFRTTLLIMFLVAQMVPIEALTIPLFFLMRDFGQLNTLGSLILPHIAFSLPFAIWMLRGFVKAVPEALEEQAMIDGASRTRFLWQILFPLVFPGLVATSVFSFISTWNDFLFAKSFLISDTSQSTLPMALLVFFKPDENDWGGIMAGSTVMTLPVLVFFVLVQRRLVSGLGGAVKD encoded by the coding sequence TTGCGTCCCGGCGTCCGTGCCGGTGCCGGTGCGGGTGGCCGTGTCGGATTCCGCGTCCGCCGGCCCGCGCGGCTCGCCGCGGAGGCCGCGGCCCTGCTGGTCGCCGCCGCCGTGGCCTTCCCGCTGTACTGGATGGTCCTGTCCGCCTTCAAGCCGGCGGGCGAGATCCAGTCCACCGAACCCCGGCCGTGGACGCTCTCCCCGTCCCTGGACTCCTTCCGGCGCGTCTTCGAACAGCAGGAGTTCGGGCGCTACTTCCTCAACTCGCTGATCGTCGCGGGCACGGTCGTGCTCGCCTCCGCCGTCATCGCCTTCCTCGCGGCGACCGCCGTCACCCGGTTCCGGTTCCGCTTCCGCACCACCCTGCTGATCATGTTCCTGGTCGCGCAGATGGTCCCGATCGAGGCGCTGACGATCCCGCTGTTCTTCCTCATGCGGGACTTCGGGCAGCTCAACACCCTGGGTTCGCTGATCCTGCCGCACATCGCCTTCTCGCTGCCGTTCGCGATCTGGATGCTCCGCGGCTTCGTCAAGGCCGTGCCCGAGGCCCTGGAGGAGCAGGCGATGATCGACGGCGCGAGCCGGACCCGCTTCCTGTGGCAGATCCTCTTCCCACTGGTCTTCCCCGGGCTCGTCGCCACGAGCGTCTTCTCGTTCATCTCGACCTGGAACGACTTCCTCTTCGCGAAGTCCTTCCTCATCAGCGACACCTCGCAGTCGACCCTCCCGATGGCGCTGCTCGTCTTCTTCAAGCCCGACGAGAACGACTGGGGAGGGATCATGGCCGGGTCGACCGTGATGACCCTCCCGGTGCTCGTCTTCTTCGTACTCGTACAGCGCCGCCTGGTCTCGGGACTGGGCGGGGCGGTGAAGGACTAG
- a CDS encoding DUF3039 domain-containing protein: MSTLEPERGAGTGTLVEPTPQVSHGDGDHERYAHYVQKDKIMASALDGTPVVALCGKVWVPGRDPKKYPVCPMCKEIYESMGSGGDKDKGGKDK, encoded by the coding sequence ATGAGCACTCTCGAGCCCGAGCGCGGGGCAGGTACGGGAACCCTCGTGGAGCCGACGCCGCAGGTGTCCCACGGTGACGGCGACCACGAGCGCTACGCGCACTACGTCCAGAAGGACAAGATCATGGCGAGTGCCCTCGACGGCACTCCCGTGGTGGCACTGTGCGGCAAGGTCTGGGTACCGGGGCGCGACCCCAAGAAGTACCCGGTCTGCCCGATGTGCAAGGAGATCTACGAGTCCATGGGCTCCGGCGGGGACAAGGACAAGGGCGGCAAGGACAAGTAG
- a CDS encoding YqgE/AlgH family protein, whose product MTEVSSLTGRLLVATPALADPNFDRAVVLLLDHDDEGSLGVVLNRPTPITVGDILAPWAELAGEPGVVFQGGPVSLDAALGIAVIPGDEGPLGWRRVYGAIGLVDLETPPELLGPAIGALRIFAGYAGWGPGQLESELGDGAWYVVESEPGDVSSPRPETLWRQVLRRQRGELAMVATYPDDPSLN is encoded by the coding sequence ATGACCGAGGTGTCCTCGCTCACAGGACGGCTGCTCGTGGCCACCCCCGCGCTGGCGGACCCGAACTTCGACCGCGCGGTGGTCCTGCTGCTCGACCACGACGACGAGGGTTCCCTCGGCGTGGTCCTCAACCGGCCGACCCCCATAACGGTCGGCGACATCCTCGCGCCCTGGGCCGAGCTGGCCGGCGAGCCGGGCGTCGTCTTCCAGGGTGGCCCGGTCTCCCTCGACGCGGCCCTCGGCATCGCGGTGATCCCCGGCGACGAGGGTCCGCTCGGCTGGCGGCGCGTGTACGGGGCGATCGGCCTGGTCGACCTGGAGACCCCGCCCGAGCTGCTCGGCCCGGCCATCGGCGCCCTGCGGATCTTCGCCGGTTACGCGGGCTGGGGCCCCGGCCAGCTGGAGTCCGAGCTCGGCGACGGCGCCTGGTACGTGGTGGAGTCCGAACCCGGCGACGTCTCCTCGCCGCGCCCCGAGACCCTCTGGCGCCAGGTCCTGCGCCGCCAGCGCGGTGAGCTCGCCATGGTGGCCACCTATCCGGACGATCCGTCGCTGAACTGA
- a CDS encoding carbohydrate ABC transporter permease, with the protein MTTAPRTEKAAPAPDRAGARLPGPRAPRPPRRTPRRRGGSAWTPWLYLLPALVVLGGLLVYPIYQLGLISFLEYTQAQVSGGEPTTFQGLGNYGALFSDPQFWQVLLATVLFAAACVVATLAVGCALAVLLTRIRALPRLALMLAALGAWATPAVTGSTVWVFLFDPDYGPVNRVLGLGDFSWTYGRYSAFALVLFEVVWCSFPFVMVTVYAGIKAIPSEVLEAAALDGASQWRIWRSVTAPMLRPILVVVTIQSIIWDFKVFTQIYVMTGGGGIAGQNLVLNVYAYQKAFASSQYSLGSAIGVVMLLILLTVTLAYLRLLRRQGEEL; encoded by the coding sequence ATGACCACCGCACCCCGCACCGAGAAAGCCGCCCCCGCGCCCGACCGCGCCGGCGCACGGCTTCCCGGCCCCCGCGCCCCGCGCCCGCCCCGGCGGACCCCCCGCCGCCGCGGCGGCTCCGCTTGGACCCCCTGGCTCTACCTGCTCCCCGCACTCGTCGTCCTCGGCGGGCTGCTCGTCTACCCGATCTACCAGCTCGGCCTGATCTCCTTCCTGGAGTACACCCAGGCCCAGGTCAGCGGCGGCGAACCCACCACCTTCCAGGGCCTCGGCAACTACGGCGCGCTCTTCTCCGACCCCCAGTTCTGGCAGGTCCTGCTCGCCACCGTCCTGTTCGCCGCCGCCTGCGTCGTCGCCACCCTCGCCGTCGGCTGCGCCCTCGCCGTCCTGCTCACCCGGATCCGCGCCCTGCCCCGGCTCGCCCTCATGCTGGCCGCGCTCGGCGCCTGGGCCACCCCCGCCGTCACCGGCTCCACCGTCTGGGTCTTCCTCTTCGACCCCGACTACGGGCCGGTCAACCGGGTCCTCGGGCTCGGCGACTTCTCCTGGACCTACGGGCGGTACAGCGCCTTCGCCCTCGTCCTGTTCGAGGTCGTCTGGTGCTCGTTCCCCTTCGTGATGGTCACCGTCTACGCCGGCATCAAGGCCATCCCGTCCGAGGTCCTGGAGGCCGCCGCCCTCGACGGCGCCTCGCAGTGGCGCATCTGGCGCTCCGTCACGGCGCCGATGCTGCGGCCCATCCTCGTCGTCGTCACGATCCAGTCGATCATCTGGGACTTCAAGGTCTTCACCCAGATCTACGTGATGACGGGCGGCGGCGGCATCGCCGGGCAGAACCTCGTCCTCAACGTGTACGCCTACCAGAAGGCCTTCGCCTCCTCCCAGTACAGCCTGGGCTCCGCCATCGGCGTGGTCATGCTGCTCATCCTGCTGACCGTGACCCTGGCCTACCTGCGCCTGCTGCGCCGACAGGGGGAAGAACTGTGA